A region of Clarias gariepinus isolate MV-2021 ecotype Netherlands chromosome 25, CGAR_prim_01v2, whole genome shotgun sequence DNA encodes the following proteins:
- the eif4e2 gene encoding eukaryotic translation initiation factor 4E type 2 has translation MNNKFDALKDDDSGDHDQDNGSPKDGEKEKNEDEDKDQNTTKRKAVVPGAGEHPLQYNYTFWYSRRTPGRPASTQSYEQNIKQIGSFASVEQFWRFYSHMIRPGDLTGHSDFHLFKEGIKPMWEDDANKSGGKWIIRLRKGLASRCWENLILAILGEQFMVGEEICGAVVSVRFQEDIISIWNKTASDQATTARIRDTLRRVLNLPPNTIMEYKTHTDSIKAWEDFHGLVNASGGR, from the exons ATGAACAACAAATTTGACGC TCTAAAAGATGACGACAGTGGAGATCATGATCAGGACAACGGTTCACCGAAAGATGGCGAGAAGGAAAAGAATGAGGATGAGGATAAGGACCAAAACACTACCAAGAGGAAG gcTGTGGTTCCTGGGGCAGGTGAACACCCTCTTCAATACAACTACACATTCTGGTATTCTCGGCGAACCCCAGGCAGACCAGCCAGTACACAGAGCTATGAACAGAACATCAAACAGATTGGCAGCTTTGCTTCG GTGGAGCAATTTTGGAGGTTTTACAGTCACATGATCAGACCCGGTGATCTGACTGGCCACAGCGACTTCCACCTGTTTAAGGAGGGAATCAAGCCCATGTGGGAG GACGATGCTAATAAAAGTGGAGGGAAGTGGATAATTCGTCTGCGGAAGGGTCTGGCCTCACGCTGCTGGGAGAATCTAATCTTGGCCATTTTGGGTGAGCAGTTCATGGTTGGTGAGGAGATCTGCGGCGCTGTTGTCTCTGTTCGCTTCCAG gAGGATATCATATCTATCTGGAACAAAACAGCAAGTGATCAGGCCACTACCGCTCGCATCAGAGACACACTTCGGCGAGTCCTCAACCTGCCACCAAACACCATCATGGAGTAcaagacacacactgacagcatCAA